One Glycine max cultivar Williams 82 chromosome 6, Glycine_max_v4.0, whole genome shotgun sequence DNA segment encodes these proteins:
- the LOC100819513 gene encoding glutamate synthase [NADH], amyloplastic isoform X1, with the protein MSCSLSFSRLYARSERTLPSENEKPRLNVRCPVRVTKFLGTRLRSSGKSLGSERFHVWQSEGPGRSPKLRVAVRSAMSAVPNKPLGLYDPAMDKDSCGVGFVAELSGESSRKTVTDALEMLVRMTHRGACGCEANTGDGAGIMVALPHQFYKEVVDFELPPPGKYAVGMLFLPTSNSRREESKNVFQKVAESLGHSVIGWRSVPTDNTGLGKSAVLTEPVIEQVFLTPSTQSKVDLERQMYILRKLSMVAITSALNLDNDGITDFYICSLSSRTIVYKGQLTPAQLKDYYFADLGNERFTSYMALIHSRFSTNTFPSWDRAQPMRVLGHNGEINTLKGNVNWMKAREGLLKCKELGLSENELKKLLPIVDANSSDSGAFDGVLEFLIQSGKSLPEAVMMMIPEAWQNDKNMDPQRKAFYEYFSALMEPWDGPALISFTDGHYLGATLDRNGLRPGRFYVTHSGRVVMASEVGVVDIPVEDVSRKGRLNPGMMLLVDFEKHIVVNDDALKEQYSLARPYGEWLKKQKLELKDIVDSVHESERVPPSITGVVPASGDDVDMENMGINGLLVPLKAFGYTVESLEMLLLPMAKDGTEALGSMGNDAPLAVMSNREKLTFEYFKQMFAQVTNPPIDPIREKIVTSTECMVGPEGDLTEITEDQCHRLSLKGPLLSIEEMEAIKKMNYRGWRSKVIDITYSKGRGKKGLEEALDRICAEAHDAISDGYTTLVLSDRAFSRKRVAVSSLLAVGAVHQHLVKTLERTRVALVIESAEPREVHHFCTLVGFGADAICPYLAVEAIWRLQVDGKIPPKTNGEFYSKDELVKKYFKASNYGMMKVLAKMGISTLASYKGAQIFEALGLSSEVIERCFAGTPSRVEGATFEMLARDALKLHELAFPSRVFSAGSAEAKALPNPGDYHWRKGGEIHLNDPLAISKLQEAARTNSKDAYEQYSKLIHELNKACNLRGLLKFKEAAVKVSLDEVEPASEIVKRFCTGAMSYGSISLEAHTALATAMNKIGGKSNTGEGGEQPSRMEPLSDGSRNPKRSAIKQVASGRFGVTSYYLTNADELQIKMAQGAKPGEGGELPGHKVVGDIAVTRNSTPGVGLISPPPHHDIYSIEDLAQLIHDLKNANPAARVSVKLVSEAGVGVVASGVVKGHADHVLISGHDGGTGASRWTGIKNAGLPWELGLAETHQTLVANDLRGRTVLQTDGQIKTGRDVAIATLLGAEEFGFSTAPLITLGCIMMRKCHKNTCPVGIATQDPVLREKFAGEPEHVINFFFMIAEEMREIMSQLGFRTVNEMVGRSDMLEVDKEVIKSNEKLENIDLSFLLRPAAELRPEAAQYCVQKQDHGLDMALDNKLIGLSNAALEKGLPVYIESPIHNVNRAVGTMLSHAVTKKYHLNGLPTDTIHIRFNGSAGQSFGAFLCPGITLELEGDGNDYVGKGLSGGKIVVFPPKGSTFDPKKNIVIGNVALYGATSGEAYFNGMAAERFCVRNSGANAVVEGVGDHGCEYMTGGIVVVLGNTGRNFAAGMSGGIAYVLDMDGKFLSQCNHELVDLDKVEEEEDITTLRMLIQQHQRHTNSVLAKEVLPDFENLVPKFIKVFPKEYKRVLASTKSKEASKDAVESASNHGEEQDEIELVEEDAFEKLKKLATASINGKPSEAESSKRPSQVIDPVKHRGFVAYERESVQYRDPNARINDWNEVMKETKPGPLLKTQSARCMDCGTPFCHQENSGCPLGNKIPEFNELVYQNRWREALDRLLETNNFPEFTGRVCPAPCEGSCVLGIIENPVSIKSIECAIIDKAFEEGWMVPRPPARRTGKRVAVVGSGPSGLAAADQLNKMGHTVTVYERADRIGGLMMYGVPNMKTDKVDIVQRRVNLMAEEGINFVVNANIGHDPLYSLDRLREENDAIVLAVGATKPRDLPVPGRELSGVHFAMEFLHANTKSLLDSNLQDGNFISAKGKKVVVIGGGDTGTDCIGTSIRHGCSSIVNLELLPQPPQTRAPGNPWPQWPRIYRVDYGHQEGAAKFGKDPRSYEVLTKRFVGDENGVVKGLEVIRVLWEKDETGRFQFKEIEGSEEILEADLVLLAMGFLGPEPTIAEKLGIERDNRSNFKAEYGRFSTSLKGVFAAGDCRRGQSLVVWAISEGRQAAAQVDSFLTNEDIEHNVAGSPDDKLQHKFAVPNKQ; encoded by the exons ATGTCGTGCTCTCTCTCGTTTTCAAGGCTTTACGCTCGCTCGGAGAGAACTCTTCCGAGCGAAAACGAGAAGCCACGACTCAACGTACGATGTCCGGTGAGAGTGACGAAGTTTTTAGGAACGCGGCTGCGTTCGAGCGGGAAGAGCCTCGGTTCGGAGCGGTTTCACGTTTGGCAATCGGAGGGGCCGGGTCGGTCACCGAAGCTGAGGGTTGCGGTTCGGTCGGCTATGTCCGCCGTACCGAACAAGCCGCTCGGGCTTTACGATCCGGCCATGGATAAGGACTCGTGTGGAGTGGGATTCGTGGCGGAACTGTCCGGCGAAAGTAGCCGCAAAACG GTGACTGATGCTTTGGagatgctggtgcgcatgacgCACAGAGGTGCTTGCGGCTGTGAAGCCAACACTGGAGATGGAGCAGGGATCATGGTGGCTCTACCTCACCAGTTTTACAAGGAG GTTGTGGATTTTGAGCTTCCGCCACCAGGAAAATATGCCGTTGGCATGCTTTTCTTGCCTACATCCAATAGTCGCAGGGAAGAGAGCAAAAATGTATTTCAAAAG GTTGCCGAATCTCTGGGGCACTCTGTTATTGGATGGCGTTCTGTGCCCACTGATAACACAGGATTGGGCAAATCTGCCGTGCTAACTGAACCAGTGATCGAGCAAGTGTTTCTTACTCCAAGTACTCAGTCAAAAGTTGATTTGGAAAGACAG ATGTACATATTAAGGAAGCTGTCCATGGTTGCTATAACATCTGCATTAAACCTCGATAATGATGGCATTACAGATTTCTATATCTGTTCACTTTCATCAAG GACCATTGTTTACAAAGGTCAGTTAACACCAGCTCAGTTGAAGGATTACTATTTTGCAGATCTTGGCAATGAAAGGTTTACGAGCTACATGGCCCTG ATACATTCACGATTTTCGACAAATACTTTTCCTAGTTGGGATCGTGCTCAACCTATGCGTGTATTGGGCCACAATGGAGAAATCAACACACTTAAAGGAAATGTAAACTG GATGAAGGCACGTGAAGGCCTACTGAAGTGCAAGGAGCTTGGTCTATCCGAGAATGAGTTAAAGAAGCTTTTGCCTATTGTGGATGCAAATTCATCTGATTCAG GAGCTTTTGATGGTGTCCTTGAGTTTTTGATTCAGTCTGGAAAAAGTCTTCCTGAAGCTGTTATGATGATGATTCCTGAAGCATGGCAAAATGACAAGAACATGGATCCTCAGCGCAAAGCCTTTTATGAATACTTCTCAGCTCTCATGGAGCCATGGGATGGGCCAGCTCTTATATCAT TTACTGATGGCCACTATCTTGGAGCAACGTTGGACAGGAATGGGCTGCGACCAGGCCGCTTTTATGTCACCCACAGTGGACGAGTTGTAATGGCGAGTGAAGTTGGGGTTGTAGACATTCCTGTTGAAGACGTGAGTCGGAAAGGAAGACTAAATCCTGGCATGATGCTTCTGGTGGATTTTGAGAAGCATATTGTTGTGAATGATGATGCCTTAAAGGAACAGTATTCATTGGCAAGGCCATATGGGGAATGGCTCAAAAAGCAGAAGTTAGAACTCAAAGACATAGTTGATTCTGTTCATGAATCTGAAAGAGTGCCTCCATCAATAACAGGAGTGGTGCCa GCATCTGGTGATGACGTGGATATGGAAAATATGGGAATTAATGGTTTATTGGTTCCATTGAAAGCTTTTGG ATATACCGTTGAATCCTTGGAAATGTTATTACTTCCCATGGCAAAAGATGGTACGGAAGCCCTTGGGTCAATGGGAAATGATGCTCCATTAGCCGTCATGTCAAATAGAGAAAAACTCACTTTTGAGTACTTTAAGCAAATGTTTGCCCAAGTGACAAACCCACCGATTGATCCTATTCGAGAGAAAATAGTCACGTCCACGGAATGTATGGTTGGTCCAGAAGGCGACTTAACAGAAATAACTGAGGATCAATGCCACCGTCTTTCCTTAAAAGGTCCCCTTTTATCCATTGAAGAAATGGAagccattaaaaaaatgaattacagGGGATGGCGGAGCAAAGTTATAGATATAACATACTCAAAGGGCCGTGGCAAGAAAGGGTTGGAGGAAGCCTTGGATAGGATATGTGCGGAAGCACATGATGCAATTAGTGATGGCTACACTACCCTTGTGTTGTCTGATAGAG CCTTCTCAAGGAAACGTGTTGCTGTGAGCTCCCTGCTGGCTGTTGGTGCTGTCCATCAACATCTAGTGAAAACACTTGAGCGTACTAGAGTTGCCTTAGTAATAGAATCTGCTGAGCCACGTGAAGTGCACCATTTCTGCACACTTGTTGGCTTCGGTGCTGATGCTATATGTCCATATTTGGCTGTAGAGGCAATTTGGCGACTACAGGTTGATGGAAAGATCCCACCAAAAACAAATGGTGAATTCTACTCAAAAGATGAGCTGGTTAAGAAGTACTTCAAAGCAAGCAACTATGGAATGATGAAGGTGCTTGCGAAGATGGGAATATCTACTTTGGCCTCTTACAAAGGTGCTCAGATTTTTGAAGCTCTGGGTCTTTCATCAGAAGTGATTGAAAGGTGCTTTGCTGGAACCCCAAGTCGAGTTGAGGGTGCAACATTTGAGATGCTTGCTCGTGATGCTCTTAAATTGCATGAGTTAGCATTTCCTTCTCGGGTTTTCTCTGCTGGAAGTGCTGAAGCAAAGGCATTACCAAATCCTGGGGATTATCATTGGAGAAAAGGCGGGGAAATTCACTTGAATGATCCACTTGCCATATCAAAGCTTCAAGAGGCTGCCAGAACTAACAGCAAAGATGCATATGAACAGTACTCTAAGCTCATTCACGAGTTAAATAAAGCCTGTAATTTGCGGGGACTTCTGAAATTTAAAGAGGCAGCTGTGAAAGTTTCCCTTGATGAAGTAGAACCTGCTAGTGAGATTGTTAAACGGTTTTGCACTGGTGCCATGAGTTATGGGTCTATATCATTGGAGGCACACACAGCATTGGCAACTGCTATGAATAAGATTGGAGGGAAATCCAACACag GTGAGGGAGGTGAGCAGCCATCTCGTATGGAGCCTCTTTCTGATGGCTCAAGGAACCCGAAAAGGAGTGCCATTAAGCAGGTTGCCAGTGGGAGATTTGGAGTTACAAGTTACTATCTTACAAATGCCGATGAATTGCAGATAAAGATGGCCCAG GGAGCAAAACCTGGTGAGGGTGGTGAACTTCCCGGCCACAAGGTTGTAGGAGACATTGCTGTCACAAGGAATTCAACCCCCGGTGTAGGACTTATCAGCCCACCTCCTCATCATGATATTTACTCTATTGAAGACCTTGCCCAACTAATTCATGATCTAAAG AATGCCAACCCTGCTGCTCGAGTTAGTGTGAAGTTGGTATCTGAAGCTGGAGTTGGTGTAGTTGCCAGTGGAGTTGTTAAAGGCCATGCTGATCATGTCTTGATCTCTGGCCACGACGGAGGTACAGGGGCTTCCAGATGGACTGGCATAAAGAATGCTGGTCTCCCTTGGGAACTTGGCTTGGCTGAGACCCATCAGACTTTGGTTGCTAATGACCTCCGGGGTCGCACAGTTCTCCAAACTGACGGGCAAATTAAAACAGGAAGAGATGTGGCCATAGCCACTCTTCTTGGTGCAGAAGAGTTCGGTTTCAGTACAGCTCCACTCATTACTCTTGGCTGCATCATGATGCGCAAGTGCCACAAGAATACCTGCCCTGTTGGCATTGCTACCCAAGATCCAGTACTAAGAGAAAAGTTTGCCGGAGAACCTGAGCATgtcattaacttttttttcatgatagCAGAAGAGATGAGAGAAATTATGTCCCAGCTTGGGTTTCGTACGGTGAATGAGATGGTTGGCCGTTCAGATATGCTCGAAGTTGATAAGGAAGTCATTAAAAGTAATGAGAAACTAGAGAACATTGACCTCTCTTTTTTGCTTAGACCTGCAGCTGAACTGCGGCCAGAAGCTGCTCAATACTGTGTTCAAAAACAAGATCATGGTTTGGACATGGCCTTGGATAATAAGCTTATAGGTCTGTCCAATGCTGCTTTGGAAAAGGGTCTCCCGGTATACATTGAAAGTCCAATCCATAATGTAAACCGTGCAGTGGGAACTATGCTAAGCCATGCGGTGACTAAAAAGTACCACTTAAATGGTCTTCCAACTGACACTATTCATATCAGATTTAATGGCAGTGCAGGCCAGAGCTTTGGTGCATTCCTTTGTCCCGGCATCACTTTGGAACTTGAAGGTGATGGCAATGACTATGTTGGTAAAGGATTGTCAGGTGGCAAGATTGTTGTATTTCCTCCAAAGGGGAGTACCTTTGACCCTAAGAAGAATATTGTAATTGGTAATGTGGCTCTATATGGGGCCACATCTGGTGAAGCATATTTCAATGGGATGGCAGCTGAAAGGTTTTGTGTGCGTAATTCTGGAGCTAACGCAGTAGTGGAAGGTGTTGGCGATCATGGATGTGAGTACATGACTGGTGGGATAGTAGTTGTGCTTGGAAACACTGGCAGAAATTTTGCTGCAGGTATGAGTGGTGGGATTGCTTATGTTCTAGATATGGATGGAAAATTCCTATCTCAGTGCAACCATGAGCTTGTAGATCTGGATAAggttgaagaggaagaggataTTACTACTCTTAGAATGTTGATACAACAACATCAGCGCCACACAAATAGTGTGCTTGCCAAAGAAGTGCTCCCTGACTTTGAGAATCTTGTTCCAAAATTTATCAAGGTGTTCCCCAAGGAGTATAAACGAGTTTTGGCAAGTACGAAATCAAAGGAAGCTTCCAAAGATGCTGTGGAGTCTGCTTCTAACCATGGAGAGGAGCAAGATGAAATAGAATTGGTGGAGGAAGATGCTTTTGAAAAGCTTAAGAAACTGGCTACTGCATCGATAAATGGGAAGCCTAGTGAG GCTGAATCATCCAAGAGGCCTAGTCAAGTCATTGATCCTGTTAAACACAGAGGTTTTGTTGCTTATGAGCGGGAAAGTGTTCAGTACAGGGATCCCAATGCTCGAATAAATGACTGGAACGAGGTGATGAAGGAAACAAAGCCTGGTCCACTTTTGAAAACCCAATCAGCCCGTTGTATGGACTGTGGTACTCCTTTCTGTCATCAG GAAAACTCTGGGTGTCCTCTTGGAAATAAAATACCAGAATTTAATGAGTTAGTATACCAAAATAGGTGGCGTGAAGCATTAGATAGGCTTCTTGAGACAAATAACTTCCCAGAGTTTACCGGTAGGGTATGCCCAGCACCTTGTGAAGGTTCTTGTGTCCTTGGTATTATTGAGAATCCAGTATCTATTAAAAGCATAGAATGCGCTATCATAGACAAAGCTTTTGAGGAGGGTTGGATGGTGCCACGACCTCCAGCTAGGAGAACTGG GAAAAGAGTGGCCGTTGTTGGAAGTGGACCATCCGGCCTGGCAGCTGCTGATCAACTGAATAAAATGGGCCATACTGTAACTGTGTATGAAAGAGCTGATAGGATTGGAGGGCTTATGATGTATGGCGTTCCCAACATGAAGACTGACAAAGTGGATATAGTTCAACGGCGGGTCAACCTTATGGCAGAAGAGGGAATTAACTTTGTGGTGAATGCTAATATCGGGCATGATCCTTTATACTCTCTTGATAGACTTCGGGAGgaaaatgatgctattgtcttGGCTGTAGGAGCCACAAAACCAAG GGATCTTCCAGTACCTGGGCGGGAGCTGTCAGGAGTTCATTTTGCTATGGAGTTTCTTCATGCAAATACTAAAAGCTTGCTTGATAGCAATCTCCAGGATGGCAACTTCATTTCTGCCAAGGGAAAGAAAGTTGTGGTCATTGGTGGGGGTGACACGGGCACAGATTGCATAGGGACATCCATTCGGCATGGGTGTAGTAGCATTGTAAATCTGGAACTTCTCCCTCAGCCACCACAAACTAGAGCCCCAGGCAACCCTTGGCCACAG TGGCCTCGCATATACCGAGTAGATTATGGGCACCAAGAAGGTGCAGCAAAATTTGGGAAAGATCCAAGATCTTATGAGGTATTGACTAAGCGGTTTGTGGGAGATGAAAATGGAGTTGTGAAGGGACTTGAAGTAATACGTGTCCTCTGGGAGAAGGATGAAACTGGGAGGTTTCAATTTAAGGAAATTGAGGGCTCCGAAGAGATTCTTGAGGCTGACCTAGTTTTACTGGCCATGGGATTCCTTGGCCCTGAGCCT ACAATTGCAGAGAAGTTGGGTATTGAGCGAGACAACAGGTCAAACTTCAAGGCAGAGTATGGTCGTTTCTCAACCAGTCTTAAAGGGGTGTTTGCAGCCGGAGATTGTCGACGTGGTCAGTCCCTGGTGGTATGGGCAATTTCAGAGGGACGACAAGCTGCAGCACAAGTTGACAGTTTCCTCACAAATGAAGACATAGAGCACAATGTTGCCGGAAGTCCAGACGACAAGCTGCAGCACAAGTTTGCAGTGCCAAACAAACAGTGA